The following coding sequences lie in one Salmo salar chromosome ssa13, Ssal_v3.1, whole genome shotgun sequence genomic window:
- the glra4b gene encoding glycine receptor, alpha 4b, with the protein MKLPSRVGKAPSPSDFLDKLMGRTSGYDARIRPNFKGPPVNVTINLFINSFGSITETTMDYRLNVFLRQQWNDPRLAYKEYPDDSLDLDPSMLDSIWKPDLFFANEKGANFHEVTTDNKLLRIFQNGNVLYSIRLTLVLSCPMDLMNFPMDIQTCSMQLESFGYTMNDLCFQWLDIGPVQVADDLMLPQFVLKEEKDLGYCTKHYNTGKFACIEVKFHLERQMGYYLIQMYIPSLLTVILSWVSFWINMDAAPARVGLGITTVLTMTTQSSGSRASLPKVSYVKAIDIWMAVCLLFVFAALLEYAAVNFVSRQHKEFFRLRKKIKEQQRQRTQGSGSGESSKVKGNSVPGNNTCQGTSSGPQQCSVCAREQELAEQSQAYFLHSYGVAEDAPPEMDAPIFQALPPGSPLYDIRRQFVDRAKRIDTISRAVFPLSFLCFNVFYWLTYKVLRNEAIRATL; encoded by the exons ATGAAGCTACCTAGCAGGGTAGGGAAGGCCCCTTCCCCATCTGACTTTCTGGATAAACTCATGGGAAGGACATCTGGGTATGACGCCCGCATTAGACCCAACTTCAAAG GTCCTCCTGTGAATGTCACCATCAACCTGTTCATCAACAGCTTTGGGTCCATCACAGAAACCACTATG GACTATCGGCTCAATGTATTTCTACGGCAACAATGGAATGACCCACGACTAGCCTATAAGGAGTACCCTGATGACTCTCTGGACCTGGATCCTTCCATGTTGGACTCCATCTGGAAACCTGACCTTTTCTTTGCCAATGAAAAAGGGGCAAACTTTCACGAAGTCACCACAGACAACAAACTGCTGCGGATATTCCAAAATGGGAATGTCCTCTACAGTATCAG GTTAACTCTGGTCCTGTCCTGCCCTATGGATCTGATGAACTTCCCTATGGACATTCAGACATGCTCTATGCAGCTGGAAAGCT TTGGCTACACCATGAATGACCTGTGTTTCCAGTGGCTGGACATTGGCCCTGTGCAGGTGGCTGATGACCTAATGCTTCCTCAGTTTGTGTTGAAAGAGGAGAAAGACTTGGGCTACTGCACCAAACACTACAACACAG GTAAATTCGCCTGCATCGAGGTAAAGTTCCACCTGGAGAGACAGATGGGTTACTACCTGATCCAGATGTACATCCCCAGCCTGCTAACCGTCATCCTCTCCTGGGTCTCCTTCTGGATCAACATGGATGCTGCCCCAGCTAGAGTGGGCCTTGGTATCACCACAGTGCTCACCATGACAACACAAAGCTCTGGGTCCAGGGCATCCTTGCCTAAG GTATCTTATGTGAAGGCCATTGATATCTGGATGGCTGTGTGTCTTCTTTTTGTGTTTGCTGCACTGCTGGAGTATGCCGCAGTAAACTTTGTCTCACGACAGCACAAAGAGTTCTTCAGACTGAGGAAAAAGATCAAAGAACAACAGCGGCAGAGAACT CAGGGAAGTGGAAGTGGTGAGAGCAGCAAAGTGAAAGGTAACAGCGTGCCAGGCAACAACACCTGCCAGGGGACCTCGTCTGGCCCTCAGCAGTGCAGTGTCTGTGCCAGG GAGCAGGAACTGGCAGAGCAGAGTCAGGCCTATTTCCTCCATAGTTATGGAGTAGCAGAAGATGCACCACCAGAGATGGATGCCCCAATCTTTCAGGCCTTACCTCCTGGGTCTCCACTGTATGACATCCGCAGGCAGTTTGTAGATCGGGCAAAAAGGATTGACACTATATCCAGGGCTGTGTTCCCTCTGAGTTTCCTCTGCTTCAATGTTTTCTATTGGCTCACCTACAAAGTGCTGCGGAATGAAGCCATCCGAGCTACTCTGTGA
- the rpl36a gene encoding 60S ribosomal protein L36a, with protein MTWVRRLGLRLGKWLGLGLEKTLSSRPTHFRFTTGIRHLHVVSLHFSSFELLPQECAVMVNVPKTRRTYCKKCKKHQTHKVTQYKKGKDSLYAQGKRRYDRKQSGYGGQTKPIFRKKAKTTKKIVLRLECVEPNCRQKRMVPIKRCKHFELGGDKKRKGQVIQF; from the exons ATGACG TGGGTTAGGagactggggttaaggttaggaaaatggctagggttaggtttagagaaaACGCTCTCCAGCCGACCCACACATTTCCGGTTTACTACCGGTATACGTCATTTACATGTGGTCTCCTTACATTTTTCTTCATTTGAGCTCCTGCCCCAGGAGTGTGCAGTCATG GTAAACGTACCGAAGACCCGCAGGACTTACTGCAAGAAATGTAAAAAACATCAAACTCACAAAGTTACCCAGTACAAGAAGGGCAAGGATTCTCTGTATGCACAGG GCAAAAGGAGATACGACCGAAAGCAATCTGGTTATGGTGGCCAGACAAAGCCTATTTTCAGGAAGAAG GCTAAAACTACAAAGAAGATTGTGTTGAGGCTGGAGTGTGTGGAGCCCAACTGTCGGCAAAAGAGAATGGTACCCATCAAGCGATGCAAACACTTTGAACTGGGAGGAGACAAGAAGAGGAAG GGCCAGGTCATCCAGTTTTAA
- the LOC106567764 gene encoding dystrophin-related protein 2 isoform X2, translating to MTRSVQRHKHMQCTLERLTELQRAVEELCLDMEQAEGVQEAWGPIGNLLIDSLQDHIDATKLFQEELTQGQEGMKHVNQLVHQLTISSVPLSEDNTHGLQQLNARWKLLEESTEKRLRQLQDAHRDFGPRSQHFLSGSVQIPWERAISPNKVPYYINHQTQTTCWDHPQMKELYQALADLNNIRFSAYRTALKLRRVQQALRLDKLSLGCVAEVFQGLGSGYDDPVADAVEVIDVLEFIHALTSLYEQLEEKHGVLLDIPLCVDMCLNWLLNVYDSGRNGQVRILSFKTGLVCLCNADIQEKCKYLFWQVSGPGGCADQQHLNSLLQEIIQIPWQLGEVAAFGGSNVEPSVASCFRMAPGKTSIQLSHFLEWMSLEPQSVVWLPVLQRVVQAENAQHQAKCSICKQCPIKGFRYRSLKQFNVDICQSCFLSGRTTKGKALIYPIMEYYTPTTSGERMRDFAKTLKNKFRSKQYFSKHPQRGYLPVQSVLRSGSEETPSSSPRLPHSDTHSRIEHYACRLADIEDQNCSFFNESLDEDQYLDRLEQDSLASCHHYLGYTGCETQDELQRTLAMLENENRVLQGEYRRLKWQHAEAQACPHLREGSVDQEDYQDQALLAEAKDLRHHKGRLETRMQILEDHNKELESQLHRLREILQQNREDSEDNVSTGTPSSVYSPVSRRDQLGRQLNSGASNTETPRPALEPEQGVTAYHLQQVIEQLKNVFPLETRENGVASPF from the exons ATGACACGCAGTGTTCAGCGTCACAAACACATGCAGTGTACTCTGGAGCGCCTCACAGAGCTACAGCGGGCTGTGGAGGAGCTGTGCCTGGACATGGAGCAGGCTGAGGGGGTGCAGGAGGCCTGGGGGCCCATTGGAAACCTCCTCATTGACTCACTGCAGGACCACATCGATGCCACCAAG TTGTTCCAGGAGGAGCTGACTCAGGGTCAGGAAGGCatgaagcatgtcaaccagctAGTCCACCAGCTGACCATCTCCAGTGTCCCCCTGTCAGAGGACAACACCCACGGTCTGCAGCAACTCAACGCCAGGTGGAAACTGCTGGAG GAGTCCACTGAGAAGAGGCTGAGGCAACTGCAGGATGCCCACAGAGACTTTGGGCCCAGGTCCCAGCATTTCCTCTCTG GTTCAGTGCAGATTCCATGGGAACGTGCCATATCGCCCAACAAAGTGCCATACTACATTAA CCATCAAACCCAGACCACTTGTTGGGATCATCCACAGATGAAAGAGCTCTACCAGGCACTTG CTGATCTGAACAATATCAGATTCTCTGCCTACCGAACAGCCTTGAAGCTGCGACGTGTACAACAGGCCTTGAGAt TGGACAAGCTGAGCCTTGGCTGTGTGGCAGAGGTTTTCCAGGGCCTGGGGTCGGGGTATGATGACCCCGTGGCGGACGCTGTTGAGGTTATAGATGTCCTGGAATTCATCCATGCTCTGACCAGCCTGTACGAGCAGCTGGAGGAGAAACATGGCGTCTTGCTCGACATCCCACTCTGTGTGGACATGTGTCTCAACTGGCTGCTCAACGTATACGACAG tGGCCGTAATGGGCAGGTGAGAATCCTATCCTTCAAGACAGGACTGGTGTGTCTATGCAATGCTGACATTCAGGAGAAATGCAAAT ATCTGTTCTGGCAGGTGTCTGGGCCTGGTGGATGTGCTGACCAGCAGCACCTCAATTCCCTGCTTCAGGAGATAATCCAGATCCCATGGCAGCTAGGAGAGGTGGCTGCCTTTGGAGGGAGCAATGTGGAGCCAAGCGTGGCCAGCTGCTTTCGCATG GCTCCTGGGAAGACCTCCATCCAGCTGTCCCACTTCCTGGAGTGGATGAGCCTGGAGCCCCAGTCCGTTGTGTGGCTGCCCGTGCTGCAGCGAGTGGTCCAGGCAGAGAACGCCCAACACCAGGCCAAGTGCTCCATCTGCAAACAGTGTCCCATCAAAGGCTTCAG ATACAGAAGCCTCAAGCAGTTCAATGTGGACATTTGTCAGAGCTGCTTCCTGTCCGGGCGTACTACCAAGGGCAAGGCTTTAATTTACCCTATCATGGAGTACTACACCCCA ACCACTTCAGGGGAGAGGATGCGTGATTTTGCCAAAACATTGAAGAACAAGTTCAGATCAAAGCAGTACTTCAGCAAGCATCCCCAGAGGGGCTACCTGCCTGTACAGTCTGTCTTGAGGTCAGGGAGTGAGGAGAC GCCCAGCTCATCCCCGAGGCTTCCCCACTCGGACACACACTCCAGGATTGAGCACTATGCCTGCAG ACTCGCTGACATAGAGGACCAGAACTGCTCCTTCTTCAATGAGAGCCT GGATGAGGATCAGTATCTTGACCGCCTGGAGCAGGACTCCCTGGCCTCCTGTCATCATTACCTGGGTTATACAGGCTGTGAGACCCAGGATGAGCTGCAGAGGACACTGGCCATGCTGGAGAATGAGAACAG GGTGCTCCAGGGGGAGTACCGACGTCTGAAGTGGCAGCACGCTGAGGCCCAGGCATGTCCACACCTGAGGGAGGGCTCTGTGGACCAGGAGGACTACCAGGACCAGGCCTTGCTGGCTGAGGCCAAAGACCTGAGGCACCATAAGGGCAGGCTGGAAACCCGCATGCAGATCCTGGAGGACCACAACAAGGAGCTAGAGTCCCAGCTCCACCGGCTCAGGGAGATTCTACAACAG AACAGAGAGGATTCAGAGGACAATGTATCGACTGGAACACCATCATCTGTGTACTCTCCTGTGTCACGAAGAGACCAGCTGGGGAGACAGCTAAACTCAGGAGCCTCCAACACAGAAACCCCAA ggccggCCTTGGAGCCAGAGCAGGGTGTTACAGCCTATCACCTTCAACAGGTCATAGAGCAACTGAAGAACGTCTTCCCCTTAGAGACCAGAGAGAACG GTGTTGCATCACCTTTTTGA